Proteins encoded together in one Cicer arietinum cultivar CDC Frontier isolate Library 1 chromosome 4, Cicar.CDCFrontier_v2.0, whole genome shotgun sequence window:
- the LOC101488729 gene encoding heme oxygenase 1, chloroplastic-like yields MASQTTPFSQTKILLYNKPRISLSPSPQFHSNFSTPKLNFHSGTRPMKAVVISATTAEKAKKRYPGESKGFVEEMRFVAMRLHTRDQAKEGEKEVKQIEERAVTKWDPTIDGYLKFLVDSKLVYHTLENIVQVSAFPFYAEFRNTGLERSASLAKDLEWFKEKGYTIPEPSSPGLTYAQYLTNLSQKDPQAFICHFYNIYFAHTAGGRMIGKKVAEKLLNNKALEFYKWDGDLSQLLQTVRDKLNKVAEEWTREEKNHCLEETEKSFKFSGEILRLILS; encoded by the exons ATGGCGTCACAAACAACACCGTTTTCCCAAACCAAAATCCTTCTTTACAACAAGCCCCGTATTTCACTCTCACCATCCCCTCAATTTCACTCAAATTTTTCCACACCGAAGTTAAACTTTCACAGCGGGACGCGCCCTATGAAAGCTGTTGTTATCTCGGCGACAACAGCAGAAAAGGCGAAGAAGCGGTACCCAGGCGAGTCGAAGGGTTTCGTGGAAGAGATGAGGTTTGTAGCTATGAGGTTGCATACAAGAGACCAAGCTAAAGAAGGTGAGAAAGAAGTTAAACAAATTGAAGAGAGAGCCGTTACCAAGTGGGACCCTACCATTGATGGCTACTTGAAGTTCCTTGTTGACAGTAAACTGGTTTATCATACGCTGGAGAATATTGTTCAAGTTTCTGCTTTTCCTTTCT ATGCTGAGTTTAGAAATACTGGATTGGAAAGGTCTGCAAGTTTGGCCAAAGACTTGGAGTGGTTCAAGGAGAAAGGCTATACCATTCCTGAACCTTCCTCTCCTGGTCTTACATATGCGCAGTATCTTACAAATTTATCTCAGAAGGACCCACAAGCTTTCATTTGTCACTTCTACAACATCTACTTTGCTCATACAGCAGGCGGTCGAATGATTGGGAAAAAG GTTGCTGAAAAGTTACTTAACAACAAGGCTTTAGAGTTCTATAAATGGGATGGTGACCTTTCTCAGTTGTTGCAGACTGTAAGAGATAAGTTGAATAAAGTTGCTGAA gAATGGACTCGAGAAGAGAAGAATCACTGtctagaagaaacagaaaaGTCATTCAAGTTCTCAGGAGAGATTCTCCGTTTAATTCTATCATGA